In one window of Frigoriglobus tundricola DNA:
- a CDS encoding phytanoyl-CoA dioxygenase family protein yields the protein MPAVLSDSAVREYHAAGFHLARGFFDAEEIGLLKRAAKADNELDRRSFGRADGEGGVVRLSLWNHPGDGIYGMFARCERMVKSAEKLLGGEVYHYHSKMILKDAKVGGAWAWHQDYGYWYQNGVLTPNLTSVFVAVDPCTRENGCLQVLQNSHHAGRINHVLTGDQAGADRERVEELLKRPEQFPLVYVQMEPGDALFFHSNLLHRSDQNTSDDPRWAMICCYNAKANDPYKESHHPRYTPLSVVPDGAIKQVGVKRFGESGDVAWLEEARDSSAKALMSEESK from the coding sequence ATGCCGGCCGTCCTCTCCGACTCCGCGGTTCGCGAGTATCACGCCGCGGGCTTTCATCTCGCTCGGGGCTTCTTCGACGCGGAGGAAATCGGCCTCCTGAAGCGCGCGGCGAAGGCCGACAACGAACTGGACAGGCGCTCCTTTGGACGCGCCGACGGCGAGGGCGGCGTGGTGCGGCTGTCGCTGTGGAACCACCCCGGCGACGGCATCTACGGCATGTTTGCGCGCTGCGAGCGCATGGTCAAGAGCGCCGAGAAGTTACTCGGTGGCGAAGTGTACCACTACCACTCGAAGATGATCCTGAAGGACGCGAAGGTCGGGGGCGCGTGGGCGTGGCACCAGGACTACGGGTACTGGTATCAGAACGGCGTGCTGACGCCGAACCTGACGAGTGTGTTCGTCGCGGTTGATCCCTGCACGAGGGAGAACGGTTGCCTGCAAGTGCTTCAAAACTCGCACCACGCGGGGCGCATCAACCACGTCCTGACCGGGGACCAGGCCGGCGCGGACCGCGAGCGCGTTGAGGAGCTGTTGAAGCGCCCGGAGCAGTTCCCCCTCGTGTACGTACAGATGGAACCCGGCGACGCACTGTTCTTTCACTCCAACCTCCTGCACCGCAGCGACCAGAACACGAGCGACGATCCGCGGTGGGCAATGATTTGCTGCTACAACGCGAAGGCAAACGATCCGTACAAGGAGAGTCACCATCCGCGGTACACGCCGCTGAGCGTGGTGCCGGATGGCGCGATCAAACAGGTCGGCGTGAAGCGCTTCGGAGAGAGTGGCGACGTGGCGTGGCTCGAAGAGGCGCGGGACAGCAGCGCGAAAGCGCTGATGAGCGAAGAGTCGAAATGA